A single Anopheles arabiensis isolate DONGOLA chromosome X, AaraD3, whole genome shotgun sequence DNA region contains:
- the LOC120906533 gene encoding dual specificity mitogen-activated protein kinase kinase 6, with product MPRKNKPPGIKLKLDGDLGAGGGGSTVPDSAEGATPRNLDKRGTLTVGERSFVVEADHLRKLADLGRGAYGIVEKMLHQPSGTVMAVKRITVTSGMGAGGGPGGGVQSQEQKRLLMDLDVSMRASDCRHTVQFYGALFREGDVWICMEVMDTSVDKFYPVVYKRPGRTIPEYILRQIALAIVRALHYLHTELRVIHRDVKPSNVLMNRRGEVKMCDFGISGYLVDSVAKTIDAGCKPYMAPERIDPGSGSRTAGYDIKSDVWSLGITMVEIATGRFPYATWRTPFEQLKQVVKDDPPRLPKSAHPDADEFSPEFHAFTVSCLQKKYQLRANYEHLLATDFLGLYTADAERADNALMAQYVCAILDERDGVVAPGAGPTDAAAGSGGAGEPAND from the exons ATGCCGCGGAAAAACAAACCGCCGGGCATCAAGCTGAAGCTGGACGGCGATCTTGGcgcgggcggcggcggcagcacggTGCCGGACAGTGCCGAGGGGGCGACCCCGCGCAACCTGGACAAGCGCGGCACGCTCACGGTCGGCGAGCGGTCGTTCGTGGTCGAGGCGGACCATCTGCGCAAGCTGGCGGATCTGGGCCGGGGGGCGTACGGCATCGTCGAGAAGATGCTGCACCAGCCGTCCGGCACGGTGATGGCGGTCAAGCGCATCACGGTGACGAGCGGGATGGGGGCGGGCGGCGGCCCGGGCGGTGGCGTCCAGTCGCAGGAGCAGAAGCGCCTGCTGATGGACCTGGACGTGTCGATGCGGGCGAGCGACTGTCGCCACACGGTCCAGTTCTACGGGGCGCTGTTCCGCGAGGGCGACGTGTGGATCTGCATGGAGGTGATGGACACGAGCGTGGACAAGTTCTACCCGGTGGTGTACAAGCGCCCCGGGCGCACCATCCCGGAGTACATCCTGCGCCAGATAGCGCTCGCGATCGTGCGCGCCCTGCACTACCTGCACACCGAGCTGCGCGTCATCCACCGGGACGTGAAGCCGTCGAACGTGCTGATGAACCGGCGGGGCGAGGTGAAGATGTGCGACTTCGGTATCTCTG GCTACCTGGTGGACTCGGTGGCGAAGACGATCGACGCGGGCTGCAAACCGTACATGGCGCCGGAGCGGATCGATCCGGGCTCGGGCAGCCGGACCGCCGGCTACGACATCAAGTCGGACGTCTGGTCGCTCGGCATCACGATGGTGGAGATCGCGACCGGCCGCTTCCCGTACGCGACCTGGCGGACGCCGTTCGAGCAGCTCAAGCAGGTGGTGAAGGACGATCCGCCCCGGCTGCCTAAGTCGGCCCACCCGGACGCGGACGAGTTCAGCCCGGAGTTTCACGCGTTCACCGTCAGCTGCCTGCAGAAGAAGTACCAGCTGCGGGCGAACTACGAGCATCTGCTCGCGACCGACTTTCTCGGCCTGTACACCGCCGACGCCGAGCGGGCGGACAACGCGCTGATGGCGCAGTACGTGTGCGCGATACTGGACGAGCGGGATGGTGTGGTGGCGCCGGGCGCCGGCCCCACCGATGCCGCAGCCGGCTCCGGCGGTGCCGGCGAGCCCGCGAACGACTGA
- the LOC120906056 gene encoding UNC93-like protein MFSD11 has translation MVERNLVNVLLLGGGFMLIFTSFQTLGNIEQTIIDSIKKDLPSFTGDGYTSLAIIYAALSLSNWVTPSVLSAIGPRLAMVIGAITYCLFMASFFVPHVALLYGCSVVLGAGAALIWTGQGMYLSQCSSGDTISRNSGIFWAMLQMSMFFGNLLVFFTFQGKTHIDETTRSIVFAVLIAVGIVGLVFLTCLRRPSTTGDAPVELSHSVEPRQAFLNAIRLFQTPRMILLSITFVYTGLSLSFFSGVYGSSIGFTNAIGTSAKQYVGLNGVFIGVGEVLGGVAFGLLGTRTTTRWGRDPIVIAGGVLHMAAYFLIYLNLPNAAPFGNTDALSYIQPPSALVAMGCSFLLGLGDACFNTQCYSMLGGVFKSQPAEAFSIFKFTQSVAAAASFVYSSYCGLHVQLLILVVLGIVGTITFCVVEFAVKRERPTLERDYEK, from the exons ATGGTCGAACGAAATCTGGtgaatgtgctgctgctgggcggtGGCTTCATGCTGATCTTTACCTCCTTTCAAACGCTCGGCAACATTGAG CAAACCATCATCGACAGCATCAAGAAAGATCTGCCCTCGTTCACTGGCGACGGATACACCAGCCTGGCCATTATCTATGCTGCCCTCTCTTTATCAAACTGGGTCACGCCGTCGGTCCTGTCCGCCATCGGGCCCCGGCTGGCGATGGTCATCGGAGCTATCACCTACTG CCTGTTCATGGCGAGCTTCTTCGTGCCGCACGTCGCCCTACTGTACGGGTGCAGCGTCGTGCTGGGCGCCGGCGCCGCCCTCATCTGGACCGGCCAGGGCATGTACCTGTCCCAGTGCAGCTCCGGCGATACGATCTCGCGCAATTCCGGCATCTTCTGGGCGATGCTGCAGATGAG CATGTTCTTTGGCAATCTGCTCGTGTTCTTCACCTTCCAGGGCAAGACGCACATAGACGAGACGACCCGAAGCATCGTGTTCGCCGTGCTGATCGCGGTGGGCATCGTCGGGCTAGTGTTTCTGACCTGTCTGCGCCGTCCCTCCACCACCGGGGACGCGCCGGTCGAGCTAAGCCACAGCGTTGAACCGCGCCAAGCCTTCCTGAACGCGATCCGCCTGTTCCAGACGCCCCGCATGATACTGCTGAGCATTACGTTCGTGTACACGG GCCTTTCGCTTTCCTTCTTCAGCGGCGTGTACGGGTCGAGCATCGGGTTCACGAACGCGATCGGCACCTCGGCCAAGCAGTACGTCGGGCTGAACGGGGTGTTCATCGGGGTGGGCGAGGTGCTCGGCGGCGTGGCGTTCGGGCTGCTCGGGACGCGCACCACAACGCGCTGGGGCCGGGACCCGATCGTGATTGCCGGCGGCGTACTGCACATGGCCGCCTACTTCCTGATCTACCTGAACCTGCCGAACGCGGCCCCGTTCGGCAACACGGACGCGCTGTCCTACATCCAGCCGCCCAGTGCGCTCGTCGCGATGGGCTGCTCCTTCCTGCTCGGGCTCGGCGACGCCTGCTTCAACACCCAGTGCTACTCGATGCTGGGCGGCGTGTTCAAGAGCCAGCCGGCCGAAGCGTTCTCCATCTTCAAGTTTACACAG TCGGTGGCTGCTGCCGCCAGCTTCGTCTACTCCTCCTACTGCGGGCTGCACGTGCAGCTGCTCATACTGGTCGTGCTAGGCATCGTCGGCACGATCACGTTCTGCGTGGTGGAGTTCGCTGTAAAGCGGGAGCGGCCAACGTTGGAGCGGGATTACGAGAAGTAA
- the LOC120906057 gene encoding uncharacterized protein LOC120906057 isoform X1, which translates to MVYYIFFISSSCRSLFQGSPWPWLHVGLLGLIVLCVVGSLLTPCDGAGRPASLADSPVYFGGIVPANGRFGKKIQHFPNTDRSLHPLPAKDRELHHAERDRADDA; encoded by the exons ATGGTATATTATATCTTCTTTATATCTTCCTCTTGCCGCTCTCTTTTTCAGGGGTCGCCGTGGCCCTGGCTGCACGTCGGGCTGCTCGGGCTGATTGTGCTCTGTGTCGTGGGCTCGCTGCTGACGCCATGCGACGGTGCCGGTCGTCCCGCTTCCCTAG CGGACAGTCCAGTGTACTTCGGGGGCATCGTACCAGCGAACGGGCGCTTCGGCAAGAAGATCCAACACTTTCCCAACACGGACCGCTCGCTGCATCCTTTGCCGGCCAAGGATCG CGAACTCCACCACGCAGAACGTGATCGTGCCGACGATGCCTAG
- the LOC120906057 gene encoding uncharacterized protein LOC120906057 isoform X2, which yields MTTHLQAERKRNTGSPWPWLHVGLLGLIVLCVVGSLLTPCDGAGRPASLADSPVYFGGIVPANGRFGKKIQHFPNTDRSLHPLPAKDRELHHAERDRADDA from the exons ATGACCACGCACCTGCAGGCTGAACGCAAGCGGAACACG GGGTCGCCGTGGCCCTGGCTGCACGTCGGGCTGCTCGGGCTGATTGTGCTCTGTGTCGTGGGCTCGCTGCTGACGCCATGCGACGGTGCCGGTCGTCCCGCTTCCCTAG CGGACAGTCCAGTGTACTTCGGGGGCATCGTACCAGCGAACGGGCGCTTCGGCAAGAAGATCCAACACTTTCCCAACACGGACCGCTCGCTGCATCCTTTGCCGGCCAAGGATCG CGAACTCCACCACGCAGAACGTGATCGTGCCGACGATGCCTAG
- the LOC120906054 gene encoding run domain Beclin-1-interacting and cysteine-rich domain-containing protein-like → MSDRQNGVSAVTHRHRSRSTDRLVAATGGERLASGQRCPSAPNLVDHESEMAFVMHRCSSGSNSSSHHGASKRIPPFNYHDGTNPPPTTAQATSAAAPKKGGVTPTVTTTAGPVEYGDVLQVTPPARQRTVPIGFLDDLVPQKGRRLRKHFNELEPFDGQCRFWTDSPLERIHPEQGCIPILKAVYFSRNNNDLDKENAHFKLAEALISTFELLKWKSCLNRTASDLSDWEVGSGPAGDSVGGGGSSRREGTEQAGRDADGTDTDESCEAIEAKESVYDERTYSAEEIAISLLGKFHDKQLPSACDFLWLVSEQDAPQKLLPMPSGGVIDPDEQQQAHEGAGTLIRGTQEWAPPRPQVIFTYRPPPLERRAQIQRQGNRCEGCGIKVHPAYLSRYRYCHYTGKYNCSGCHKNQMAIIPARVIQRWDFTVLPVSVFAYRVLGDIWSTPLYRVNHLYPDLYGSVKSLRAARLARVNVKYVKDFIMNCRHSESTRRCFQEVPEYFTSDFDMWSMADLLAVKSGTLQRLLLSIVSRCERHILACELCLGRGFVCEKCIGGRRQEPGVLFPWQPHVVRCEQCGTRYHDGCWRRDRSCEKCTRMQRRATDGAATEKRLATTQRD, encoded by the exons ATGAGCGATCGGCAGAATGGGGTCAGTGCGGTGACACATCGCCATCGGTCCCGCAGCACCGATCGGCTGGTGGCGGCGACGGGCGGCGAACGGCTCGCGAGCGGGCAGCGCTGCCCGAGCGCCCCGAACCTGGTGGACCATGAGTCAGAGATGGCCTTTGTGATGCATCGCTGCAGCAgtggaagcaacagcagcagccaccacGGCGCCAGCAAGCGCATACCTCCGTTCAACTACCACGACGGCACAAATCCGCCCCCCACCACAGCGCAGGCAACGTCAGCGGCGGccccaaaaaaagggggagtgACGCCCACCgtgaccaccaccgccggtcCGGTCGAGTACGGCGATGTGCTGCAGGTGACGCCACCCGCCCGCCAGCGCACCGTCCCAATCGGCTTCCTGGACGATCTCGTGCCGCAAAAGGGGCGTCGGCTGCGCAAACACTTCAACGAGCTGGAACCGTTCGACGGGCAGTGCCGGTTCTGGACCGATTCGCCGCTCGAGCGCATCCACCCGGAGCAGGGCTGCATACCGATCCTCAAGGCGGTCTACTTTTCGCGCAACAACAACGATCTGGACAAGGAAAACGCACACTTCAAGCTGGCGGAGGCGCTCATCTCGACGTTCGAGCTGCTGAAGTGGAAATCCTGCCTCAACCGGACCGCGAGCGACCTGTCCGACTGGGAGGTCGGCAGTGGGCCGGCCGGTGACAGCGTCGGTGGGGGCGGCAGCAGCCGCCGGGAGGGCACGGAGCAGGCGGGCCGGGACGCGGACGGCACCGATACGGACGAGAGCTGCGAGGCGATCGAGGCGAAGGAAAGCGTGTACGACGAGCGGACCTACTCGGCGGAGGAGATCGCGATCAGCCTGCTCGGCAAGTTCCACGACAAGCAGCTGCCGTCCGCGTGCGACTTCCTCTGGCTGGTGTCGGAGCAGGACGCGCCGCAGAAGCTGCTGCCGATGCCGAGCGGCGGCGTGATCGATCcggacgagcagcagcaggcgcacGAGGGCGCCGGCACACTGATACGGGGCACGCAGGAGTGGGCACCGCCCCGGCCACAAGTGATCTTCACCTACCGACCGCCTCCACTCGA ACGACGGGCACAGATCCAGCGGCAGGGCAATCGGTGCGAAGGGTGCGGCATTAAGGTGCATCCAGCCTATCTGAGCCGCTATCGCTACTGCCACTACACCGGGAAGTACAACTGCTCCGGGTGTCACAAGAACCAGATGGCCATCATCCCTGCGCGCGTCATACAAAG GTGGGACTTTACCGTGCTGCCCGTGAGCGTGTTCGCTTACCGCGTGCTGGGCGACATCTGGAGCACGCCGCTCTACCGCGTCAACCACCTGTACCCGGACCTGTACGGCAGCGTGAAGAGCCTGCGGGCGGCCCGGCTGGCCCGCGTCAACGTGAAGTACGTGAAGGACTTTATCATGAACTGTCGCCACTCGGAAAG CACGCGCCGCTGCTTCCAGGAGGTGCCGGAATACTTTACCTCCGACTTTGACATGTGGTCGATGGCAGACTTGCTGGCCGTCAAGAGCGGCACCCTGCAGCGGCTGCTGCTCTCCATCGTAAGCCGCTGCGAGCGTCACATCCTTGCGTGTGAG cTTTGCCTTGGCCgagggtttgtgtgtgaaaagtgtaTCGGCGGCAGGCGGCAGGAACCGGGCGTCCTGTTCCCGTGGCAGCCGCACGTAGTGCGTTGTGAGCAGTGCGGCACCCGCTACCACGATGGCTGCTGGCGCCGCGATCGAAGCTGCGAAAAGTGCACCCGGATGCAGCGACGGGCGACGGACGGTGCGGCGACGGAAAAACGGCTAGCGACGACGCAGCGTGACTAA
- the LOC120906347 gene encoding glucose-induced degradation protein 4 homolog, translated as MPVRVDIVPPPPNNSKQLGVTKSLLYNGSKFRGSQKSKGNAYEVEVVLQHVDEANSYLCGYLKITGLTFEFPTLTTFFDGEIISKKYPFLTRKWDADEDVDRKHFGKFAAFSEYQKTFNSDDFDYDALAKSDYVFMRWKEHFLVPDHKIKNINGASFAGFYYICFQKSQAVMEGYYYHRSSEWYQSLTLQHVAESCIQIYEFR; from the exons ATGCCTGTGCGGGTGGATAtagtgccgccgccgccgaacAACTCCAAACAGCTCGGCGTCACCAAATCGCTCCTCTACAATGGTTCCAAGTTTCGCGGCTCCCAGAAATCGAAGGGCAACGCGTACGAGGTGGAAGTGGTGCTGCAG CACGTTGACGAAGCAAACTCTTATCTGTGCGGATATCTCAAAATCACCGGACTGACGTTCGAGTTTCCCACCCTGACGACCTTCTTCGATGGTGAAATTATCTCGAAAAAGTATCCCTTCCTGACGCGCAAATGGGACGCGGACGAGGATGTAGATAGAAAGCATTTT GGAAAATTTGCTGCCTTCAGCGAGTACCAGAAGACGTTCAActcggacgacttcgactaCGACGCGCTAGCGAAGAGTGACTACGTGTTTATGCGCTGGAAGGAACACTTTCTG GTACCTGATCACAAGATAAAGAACATCAACGGTGCGTCGTTCGCCGGGTTCTACTACATCTGCTTCCAGAAATCGCAAGCCGTTATGGAGGGCTACTACTATCATCGCTCCTCCGAATG GTACCAGTCGCTAACGCTGCAGCACGTGGCCGAATCCTGTATTCAAATTTACGAGTTTAGATAA